Proteins from one Sarcophilus harrisii chromosome 2, mSarHar1.11, whole genome shotgun sequence genomic window:
- the DPEP2NB gene encoding DPEP2 neighbor protein, translating to MSDRIFYIHSNLSFVPWEGSTAAAAAPTSPPTPGHYHVLYRGCGETQVGWHGETYCLVGGYRAYGDAPVASLEKAEAEKPVSSRTSKRHRALEEPDKDLGGSSPKVLRHWHRGGRRLPSQKHSGQAAS from the exons ATGTCTGACCGGATCTTCTATATACACTCCAACTTGTCCTTTGTTCCCTGGGAGGGCAGTACAGCAG cAGCTGCGGCTCCCACTTCTCCCCCCACGCCGGGTCACTACCATGTCCTCTACCGAGGCTGTGGGGAGACTCAGGTGGGCTGGCATGGGGAGACTTACTGCCTGGTGGGGGGTTACCGGGCCTACGGGGATGCTCCTGTGGCCTCCTTGGAGAAGGCAGAGGCAGAAAAGCCAGTTTCCAGCCGAACTTCCAAGAGACACCGTGCCCTGGAAGAACCTGACAAAGATCTCGGGGGTAGCAGCCCCAAAGTCCTGCGGCACTGGCACCGTGGGGGCAGGAGGCTGCCCAGCCAGAAGCACTCCGGCCAGGCAGCTTCCTAG